The Bos javanicus breed banteng chromosome 18, ARS-OSU_banteng_1.0, whole genome shotgun sequence genome has a segment encoding these proteins:
- the TTC9B gene encoding tetratricopeptide repeat protein 9B, which yields MQRGALSPVLMLSAAPEPPPRPPPALSPPGPSPRHGSARSSPTPEASGALGAALDSSLRAAVAFKAEGQRCYREKKFREAIGKYHRALLQLKAAQGARPGGLPAPTPGPATSPGPARLSEEQRRLVENTEVECYDSLTACLLQSELVNYERVREYCLKVLEKQQGNFKATYRAGIAFYHLGDYAHALRYLQEARSREPTDTNVLRYIQLTQLKMNRCSLQREDSGAGPGTRDVVG from the exons ATGCAGCGCGGCGCGCTGTCCCCGGTGCTGATGCTCAGCGCTGCCCCGGAGCCTCCGCCGCGCCCGCCTCCCGCCCTTTCCCCGCCGGGCCCCAGCCCCCGCCATGGATCGGCTCGGTCCAGTCCTACCCCAGAGGCGTCGGGAGCCCTGGGTGCGGCGCTCGACAGCAGCCTGCGGGCCGCCGTGGCGTTTAAGGCGGAGGGTCAGCGCTGCTACCGGGAGAAGAAGTTCCGGGAAGCCATCGGCAAGTATCATCGAGCGCTACTGCAGCTGAAGGCGGCGCAGGGAGCCCGCCCTGGAGGCCTGCCCGCACCCACCCCCGGGCCCGCCACCAGCCCCGGGCCAGCCCGCCTCAGCGAGGAGCAGCGGCGCCTGGTGGAGAACACAGAGGTGGAATGTTACGACTCTCTCACGG CCTGCCTCCTGCAGTCGGAGCTGGTAAACTATGAGCGGGTGCGCGAGTACTGCCTCAAGGTGCTGGAGAAGCAGCAGGGCAATTTCAAGGCTACTTACCGCGCCGGCATTGCCTTCTACCACCTGGGCGACTATGCACACGCCTTGCGCTACCTGCAGGAGGCCCGCAGCCGGGAGCCCACAG ACACCAACGTTCTGCGATACATCCAGCTGACTCAGCTCAAGATGAACCGCTGCAGCCTACAGCGGGAAGACAGTGGGGCCGGGCCTGGGACTCGGGACGTCGTTGGCTGA